The following coding sequences are from one Candidatus Melainabacteria bacterium window:
- the rsmH gene encoding 16S rRNA (cytosine(1402)-N(4))-methyltransferase RsmH: protein MAHVPVLLEETLELLDPQPGKLYVDVTAGAGGHLLRIAEKTGGGGPGNPSVIGIDRDEQSLQSLATRVPPWVQLIHSNYEDIKNALGKYGINTISGGILADLGVSSMQLDDPYRGFSFLRDGPLDMRMDASQHVTAAQIINNLSEFELAEIIFKYGEERHSRQIARNIVKARPLKTTLELAEIVSRSLPRNKKKGTARDTSHPATRTFQAIRIAVNTELSSLERFLNDAIDLLEPGAKIVVITFHSLEDRLVKQIFKRAATDCVCPPRQPICTCDHKSKLLIITRKPVVADEKEVVANIRSRSAKLRAGEKLG, encoded by the coding sequence TTGGCGCATGTACCGGTTTTATTAGAAGAAACACTGGAGCTGCTAGATCCGCAGCCCGGTAAGCTCTACGTCGACGTTACAGCAGGGGCCGGGGGGCATCTGCTTCGCATTGCAGAAAAAACAGGCGGAGGCGGTCCTGGTAATCCTTCGGTAATCGGAATCGATCGAGACGAACAGTCATTGCAATCGCTGGCCACGCGGGTTCCACCCTGGGTTCAACTGATTCATTCCAACTACGAAGATATAAAAAATGCCCTCGGCAAATATGGTATCAACACCATATCCGGTGGCATTCTGGCCGACCTGGGTGTCTCATCGATGCAACTCGATGATCCTTATCGCGGCTTCAGCTTCCTTCGAGATGGTCCGCTGGATATGCGAATGGATGCATCACAACACGTTACAGCAGCGCAGATAATCAATAACTTATCAGAGTTCGAGTTAGCAGAGATAATTTTTAAATACGGCGAAGAACGGCACAGCAGGCAGATCGCGCGCAATATCGTCAAGGCACGCCCACTGAAAACCACTCTGGAACTGGCAGAAATTGTCAGTCGAAGCCTGCCTCGTAACAAAAAGAAAGGCACCGCGCGTGACACTTCACATCCTGCCACGAGAACTTTTCAAGCCATCCGAATCGCTGTAAATACGGAGCTTTCCAGCCTCGAACGTTTTCTGAACGACGCCATCGATCTGCTCGAACCAGGCGCGAAAATTGTTGTCATCACCTTCCACAGTCTCGAAGACCGGCTTGTTAAGCAGATTTTTAAGCGTGCCGCGACAGACTGCGTATGCCCGCCCAGGCAGCCGATTTGCACATGCGATCACAAAAGCAAGTTGCTGATAATAACGCGCAAACCGGTTGTTGCAGACGAAAAAGAAGTTGTTGCCAATATACGTAGTAGAAGTGCTAAACTGAGGGCGGGAGAAAAGTTAGGTTAG
- a CDS encoding penicillin-binding protein 2 — MAEVTRERIHLQRNNSRPPRKPRSPLYRLRIWQVVLLAGIAAIAVRLYYLQIYKGPELTKRAQVQRQQHNLLVHRGAITDRHGLPLAIDTTRYDIYVHPELLKVGSNEAAETFARITHQDSPEKFARLQRLLKNPSVVTVARGLEREAVDELQALNWAGIDVVPRPFRHYPEGNLAAHILGYMNFDMKGQGGVEQAQENMLKDTGSIPKPELDGHGRPIMQQKAEPIWDITPPLGRHVELTIDNYLQHLAEQELAAMCSHSHALKGTAIIEDPTNGEILAWANYPPYDPNKYFKYPFEITKNWAMVDVYQPGSTFKILTVSSGLTTGAIKPNSTFYDAGTLAVGNRSVHNHDGAHGTLDLLHLFIHSSNVASAQIALRMTPKQFHDKLYEFSVGRKTGIDLPGESAGLLLDAKYWKPIDQATTGFGQGAMATTPLQLCSAVSAVANDGTWIQPHIIRRVYDPQTGVTERWTNPEKRTVIDKETAQLVSHLLAENIQMGTQIAGQVPGYRVAGKTGTAQKVAVGGRGYIAGATIASFIGFLPAENPQLTCLVVVDSPRSEGGWGNTVAGPVFNAIALDAARYLGIPQKPEGPDMKKMKPVIPPSVKYANESAVKDAVKAGH; from the coding sequence TTGGCAGAGGTTACGAGAGAGAGAATTCACCTGCAACGCAACAATAGCCGCCCTCCTCGCAAGCCGCGCTCGCCGCTGTATCGCTTGCGCATCTGGCAGGTAGTTCTTCTAGCCGGCATCGCAGCCATCGCGGTACGCCTCTATTATCTGCAAATCTATAAAGGACCCGAGCTGACCAAGAGAGCTCAGGTACAAAGACAGCAGCACAACTTGCTCGTCCATCGAGGCGCGATTACAGACAGGCATGGTCTGCCTCTGGCAATAGATACCACCAGATACGATATCTATGTGCATCCAGAACTTTTAAAAGTAGGCAGCAATGAAGCCGCCGAAACGTTCGCTCGCATAACTCATCAGGACTCACCTGAAAAGTTTGCCCGCCTGCAACGCTTGCTCAAGAACCCATCGGTTGTGACAGTAGCTCGCGGTCTCGAACGCGAAGCAGTAGATGAGCTTCAGGCACTCAACTGGGCCGGCATAGACGTAGTGCCCAGACCCTTCAGGCACTATCCTGAAGGCAATCTGGCAGCTCATATCCTCGGCTACATGAACTTCGATATGAAGGGACAGGGCGGAGTCGAACAAGCACAAGAGAATATGCTCAAAGACACGGGGAGCATTCCGAAACCAGAGCTGGATGGTCACGGACGCCCGATCATGCAGCAGAAAGCTGAACCTATCTGGGACATCACACCGCCGCTCGGTCGACACGTTGAGCTGACTATCGATAACTACCTGCAGCATCTAGCTGAGCAAGAGCTGGCGGCAATGTGCAGCCACTCGCATGCATTGAAGGGAACAGCAATTATCGAAGATCCGACCAACGGCGAGATTCTGGCGTGGGCAAATTATCCGCCGTATGACCCGAACAAGTATTTCAAATATCCATTTGAGATTACCAAGAACTGGGCTATGGTCGACGTTTATCAACCGGGTTCGACATTCAAGATCCTCACAGTTTCATCGGGTTTGACGACCGGTGCGATAAAACCGAACAGCACTTTTTACGATGCGGGCACGCTCGCAGTCGGCAACCGCTCCGTGCACAACCACGATGGTGCGCACGGAACACTAGACTTGCTGCACCTTTTCATTCACTCCAGTAACGTCGCATCTGCTCAGATAGCACTGCGGATGACACCAAAGCAATTTCACGACAAACTGTATGAATTCAGTGTCGGCAGAAAAACCGGTATAGATCTGCCGGGTGAATCAGCCGGTCTCTTGCTCGATGCTAAGTACTGGAAGCCAATCGACCAGGCCACCACAGGATTCGGACAGGGTGCCATGGCCACCACACCGTTGCAACTTTGCTCGGCTGTAAGCGCCGTCGCCAACGATGGAACATGGATTCAGCCGCACATCATTCGTCGCGTGTATGACCCGCAGACAGGCGTAACGGAACGCTGGACGAACCCGGAAAAACGTACAGTAATCGACAAAGAAACAGCTCAACTAGTGTCACATCTGCTCGCTGAGAACATTCAGATGGGTACACAAATTGCCGGTCAGGTGCCTGGTTATCGGGTGGCTGGCAAAACTGGTACAGCCCAGAAGGTTGCAGTAGGCGGTCGTGGTTATATAGCCGGCGCCACAATTGCTTCGTTTATCGGTTTCCTGCCTGCTGAAAATCCACAATTGACCTGCCTGGTTGTAGTCGACTCGCCTCGCAGTGAAGGCGGTTGGGGCAACACCGTTGCCGGTCCGGTTTTCAACGCTATAGCCCTTGATGCCGCTCGTTATCTGGGCATCCCCCAGAAGCCTGAGGGTCCTGACATGAAGAAGATGAAGCCTGTCATCCCACCTTCGGTAAAATATGCAAATGAGTCGGCTGTGAAGGATGCGGTTAAAGCCGGTCACTAA
- the murJ gene encoding murein biosynthesis integral membrane protein MurJ, translating to MSDLDKKEKQPELVVPSAVNLNAEEEADEQASLVLAVPNPNPESGSDSGAGPGVGSGSGSESESGAGSDSDSGSKKKASLGKSFSLVAVLTIFSKLAGLIRDIIIAGVYGAGVLADAYNIAYLFTGNVLILFGGLGGPFHSATVATLNPRKDDPKSGVFITQVMVATGLVLLIVAALVCLVAPYLVQMLAGDYGSTAQIHDLFTSQTIYQIRVMSPLIVIAGLIGVTYGILNVYNKLFWPSLSPSIASLAIVIVLICFPDPNSSVPLAVGTLIGAFGQLFAQLPGMFKCNLRFKFSMKPAEGLSEYMSILWPAIIGTSIGQLTVYVDSFFCTKMEPGSWTAISNANRLIQLPLGVLITAMLVPILPRFSDLATADKPEGVKHEFRRALNFLWFLSMPLTMVLCVIPNPLVTALYQRVNWHARDTELVVTALLYLAPSIVIYIGRDLITRVFYAYKDSKSPYYVGMAAIVLKALLDFYFVMQLHMGVGGISLATTLITVFNFSCLAFLLRRKIGPLGVTKLFKPFIIMLAASALAGVCTHYIYNFVDPLIKLSGALHVIGLLAVIAIASGIGLLIYGLVCLLFKLDEPYMLLRRVKLLPPESNKS from the coding sequence GTGAGCGATCTAGACAAGAAGGAAAAGCAGCCGGAGCTGGTGGTACCTTCTGCCGTCAATCTAAACGCTGAAGAAGAAGCAGATGAACAAGCGAGCCTGGTTCTTGCTGTCCCCAACCCCAACCCCGAATCTGGCTCTGATTCCGGAGCTGGACCTGGAGTTGGGTCCGGATCTGGGTCAGAGTCTGAATCAGGAGCTGGATCCGACTCTGATTCCGGGTCGAAAAAGAAAGCCAGCCTGGGAAAAAGCTTTAGCCTTGTCGCAGTTCTGACGATTTTCTCGAAGCTTGCCGGTCTCATAAGAGACATCATCATCGCCGGTGTATATGGCGCCGGCGTTCTTGCAGATGCCTATAACATCGCATATCTCTTCACAGGAAATGTTCTGATTCTCTTCGGTGGGCTGGGCGGTCCCTTCCATTCCGCAACAGTAGCCACCCTCAACCCCCGCAAAGACGACCCAAAATCAGGCGTCTTTATCACCCAAGTGATGGTCGCGACTGGATTAGTCCTGCTCATTGTGGCGGCATTAGTCTGTTTGGTCGCACCATATTTAGTGCAAATGCTGGCCGGTGATTACGGCTCGACCGCGCAGATTCACGATCTATTTACCAGCCAGACAATTTACCAAATTCGAGTCATGTCGCCGCTGATCGTCATTGCCGGATTGATTGGCGTCACTTACGGTATCTTGAACGTCTACAACAAACTCTTCTGGCCGTCGCTCTCGCCCTCGATTGCCAGCCTGGCAATCGTCATCGTTTTGATTTGCTTTCCCGATCCAAACAGCTCCGTACCGCTTGCCGTCGGTACCTTGATTGGCGCTTTCGGTCAACTGTTTGCTCAACTGCCCGGCATGTTCAAGTGCAACCTGCGCTTCAAGTTCAGCATGAAACCAGCAGAAGGGCTAAGCGAATACATGTCTATTCTCTGGCCCGCCATCATCGGCACTTCTATTGGACAGTTGACCGTGTACGTCGACAGTTTTTTCTGCACAAAAATGGAACCGGGTTCATGGACAGCTATTTCCAACGCCAATCGGCTCATACAATTGCCGCTCGGTGTCTTGATCACAGCCATGCTTGTCCCCATACTGCCCAGGTTCAGCGACCTCGCTACAGCCGACAAACCAGAGGGAGTCAAGCACGAATTTCGACGCGCTTTGAATTTTCTCTGGTTCCTTTCTATGCCCCTGACCATGGTGCTCTGCGTTATCCCAAACCCGCTCGTCACGGCACTCTATCAGCGTGTCAACTGGCATGCTCGTGACACCGAATTAGTGGTCACAGCGCTGCTCTACTTAGCACCATCTATAGTGATTTACATCGGGCGCGATTTAATTACTAGAGTATTCTATGCATACAAAGATTCTAAAAGCCCTTATTACGTGGGCATGGCGGCTATCGTTCTAAAAGCGCTTCTGGACTTCTATTTCGTCATGCAGTTACATATGGGAGTCGGCGGAATTTCACTGGCAACCACGTTAATTACCGTGTTCAATTTTTCATGTCTGGCATTTTTATTGAGAAGAAAAATAGGACCGCTCGGGGTGACAAAATTATTCAAGCCATTCATCATAATGCTGGCAGCTTCAGCATTAGCAGGCGTCTGCACACATTACATTTACAATTTCGTCGATCCACTTATAAAGCTGAGTGGAGCGCTGCACGTGATCGGTTTGCTCGCTGTCATCGCCATCGCTAGTGGTATCGGACTTCTAATTTACGGACTCGTTTGTTTACTCTTCAAGCTCGACGAGCCTTACATGCTTTTGCGCAGAGTCAAGTTGCTGCCGCCTGAATCCAACAAATCCTGA
- a CDS encoding 1-acyl-sn-glycerol-3-phosphate acyltransferase: MSIFEKFVKVIQPWIFAARYPGLKVQIEPQTRVLFEQLRSTSAVVCPNHCRHEDGELLFLISILIRQQFKFLAAREMFDSYGGFGGIVLRELGCFQVDRGGDNSDAIRATEHQLTGDGAKVVIFPEGEIGYDNDRLESLEPGAAAIGLDTFIRFQHHGQERPVSIVPLALSYQFDNAPALCEKLVDRLESKLGLPHNPLLPNALSPAALFPPTSSSSTDSPLAQSSPTQSAPTQSSLTSLSVSSASGDAPPNAVSLHDRARRIVEAFLDDREKELESWFDIHSPVDGSDIDARVARVFSASLQRIADLVDYKIPHGSETHRLHHLQSKIFVRKLKAGFFEKSKFAQMEKQTILLNRLRSIRADEIDGTSSINSLADLLCSLDVLITGRASPGASRTVMVNAAEPLDMSAYAALWREDREAAVSKITEELRERLQGKLFLVRSNQDLLDSGGSNLTLRKSM, from the coding sequence ATGTCGATATTCGAAAAATTTGTCAAAGTCATCCAGCCCTGGATTTTTGCTGCCCGCTATCCAGGTTTGAAAGTGCAAATCGAGCCGCAAACCAGGGTTTTGTTTGAGCAGTTGCGGTCCACTTCGGCCGTTGTCTGCCCGAACCATTGCCGCCACGAGGATGGCGAGCTGCTTTTTTTAATCTCGATATTAATTAGACAGCAGTTCAAATTTCTGGCGGCACGTGAAATGTTCGATTCTTACGGCGGGTTCGGCGGAATTGTACTGCGAGAGCTTGGTTGTTTTCAGGTCGACCGCGGCGGCGACAACTCGGATGCGATTCGGGCAACTGAACATCAACTAACAGGCGATGGAGCCAAGGTCGTCATCTTTCCCGAGGGCGAAATTGGCTACGACAATGATAGGCTCGAGTCTCTGGAGCCTGGCGCTGCTGCTATTGGGCTAGACACTTTTATCCGTTTCCAGCACCATGGACAGGAGCGGCCGGTCAGTATAGTGCCTCTGGCATTGTCGTATCAGTTCGACAATGCCCCAGCGCTCTGCGAGAAATTGGTTGATCGCCTTGAATCGAAACTGGGGCTTCCACATAATCCACTGCTGCCAAACGCCCTATCTCCGGCGGCGCTCTTTCCGCCAACAAGTTCATCGTCAACGGATTCGCCGCTAGCCCAATCATCGCCAACTCAGTCAGCGCCAACTCAGTCATCGCTAACATCGTTGTCGGTGTCATCTGCGTCAGGCGATGCGCCACCGAATGCAGTGTCACTGCATGACCGCGCTCGACGCATAGTCGAGGCTTTTCTTGATGATAGAGAGAAGGAGTTGGAGAGTTGGTTCGACATACATTCTCCTGTCGACGGCTCAGACATCGACGCCCGAGTAGCGCGTGTTTTCTCTGCCTCATTACAGCGCATCGCAGATCTCGTTGACTACAAAATTCCTCATGGCTCAGAGACACATCGACTGCATCATTTGCAGTCTAAAATTTTCGTGAGGAAATTAAAGGCTGGCTTTTTCGAAAAGTCCAAATTTGCACAAATGGAGAAGCAGACGATTCTGTTAAATCGGCTGCGTTCAATTAGAGCTGATGAAATTGATGGTACCTCATCAATTAATTCGCTTGCTGATCTGCTGTGCAGTCTCGATGTGTTGATCACGGGAAGAGCCTCGCCGGGCGCTTCTCGTACCGTCATGGTCAATGCCGCCGAACCGCTTGATATGAGTGCCTACGCCGCGTTATGGAGAGAAGACCGAGAAGCAGCGGTGAGCAAAATCACAGAGGAGTTACGCGAGCGACTGCAGGGGAAACTTTTCCTTGTTCGAAGCAATCAGGATTTGTTGGATTCAGGCGGCAGCAACTTGACTCTGCGCAAAAGCATGTAA
- a CDS encoding tetratricopeptide repeat protein: protein MERTDSRDDNSLTTAVADGFHAAVYSGLQQPYDAIRQIAGQVHIDLPNAHLVSAPEQATSGSAAWVAESVGSAAGMIPWVIASNKLVRAGGSLAGIGREGAALASGMGIAEAGMTGAVYSTLFQPTQTNGNFLFNKAADAGIAFSTFAAGAGINNMVRPMFGSFTSELANRAVNAGTASMAGFGAGIVSAEAGNLLGKPHQDVMQTGLKFAVAGGVFGATSKNGFTSETEIGASKNGFDSKVNAMSKNLGHSGDPIVSGTVASERSAPYFAERLSAPAKSGDLFGPRPEVIEQTLPEVKARYGENSPEHASTLVQLGDAHMTQGKLSSPGAEASYLEALRIFSSHGADTPQTAWVYDKLATVKQVSGDTVGAAANLSKALEIWQSSSRESALPAESYIARRTEDLARLQTLNRFNATKPGD from the coding sequence ATGGAACGCACAGATTCACGAGACGATAATTCACTGACGACAGCAGTCGCTGATGGATTCCACGCTGCGGTATACTCGGGACTGCAGCAACCGTACGATGCGATTCGGCAAATCGCCGGACAAGTGCACATCGACCTGCCAAATGCGCATCTGGTCTCAGCTCCAGAGCAGGCGACGTCCGGCTCCGCAGCCTGGGTAGCCGAATCTGTAGGCAGTGCCGCAGGAATGATACCGTGGGTGATTGCATCCAACAAACTGGTACGGGCGGGCGGTTCCCTGGCAGGAATTGGCAGAGAAGGCGCAGCCCTGGCTTCCGGAATGGGAATAGCTGAAGCAGGAATGACCGGCGCCGTCTACAGCACCCTATTTCAACCGACTCAAACCAACGGTAATTTCCTTTTCAACAAGGCTGCTGACGCTGGTATTGCATTCAGTACTTTTGCCGCAGGCGCCGGTATCAACAACATGGTTCGACCGATGTTCGGCTCATTCACATCAGAGCTAGCCAACCGCGCCGTTAACGCCGGAACAGCCTCGATGGCAGGCTTTGGCGCCGGCATCGTAAGCGCAGAAGCCGGAAACTTGTTAGGCAAACCACATCAAGATGTCATGCAAACGGGATTGAAATTTGCTGTGGCTGGTGGCGTATTCGGTGCCACATCCAAAAATGGATTCACCAGTGAAACAGAAATCGGAGCAAGCAAAAACGGCTTCGATTCCAAAGTAAATGCTATGTCCAAAAACCTAGGACATAGCGGCGATCCGATTGTCAGCGGTACAGTTGCAAGCGAACGTTCTGCCCCATATTTCGCCGAAAGGTTGTCAGCACCAGCGAAAAGCGGCGACCTTTTCGGACCGCGCCCAGAGGTGATTGAACAAACGTTGCCTGAAGTAAAAGCACGCTATGGAGAAAACAGCCCTGAACACGCCTCCACACTGGTCCAACTCGGTGATGCGCATATGACTCAAGGTAAATTGTCCAGCCCGGGGGCTGAAGCAAGCTATCTGGAAGCATTACGCATTTTCAGTTCGCACGGAGCCGATACGCCGCAGACAGCCTGGGTTTATGACAAATTAGCAACTGTCAAGCAAGTCTCTGGAGACACGGTGGGCGCAGCTGCAAATCTCTCTAAAGCACTCGAAATCTGGCAATCGTCATCGAGAGAGAGCGCTCTTCCCGCCGAAAGCTACATCGCCCGCAGAACGGAAGATCTGGCGCGCTTGCAAACGCTGAACAGGTTTAATGCGACAAAGCCTGGCGATTGA
- the recQ gene encoding DNA helicase RecQ has product MVSQMRHSLDDVKAVVLRHWGYDTLRPLQEQAMASVLNGMDSLVVLPTGGGKSLCYQAPAIVRGTTTVVVSPLIALMKDQVDGLKACGIPAVQVDSSQSTSERAAIERRVREGEIRLLFVSPERLAMSDFSNLLQELRVQTFAIDEAHCISQWGHDFRTEYRQLKRIKESFPHASVHAFTATATEDVRNDIIRQLGLKNPEVLVGDFDRPNLTYRILSRREPINQVLEVVRRHESEAGIIYAISRKQVDELTRSLRKHGVNAVAYHAGLTNEERKSAQDYFASEKCNLIVATVAFGMGIDRSNVRYVMHTGMPKSLEHYQQETGRAGRDGLDSECVLLYSNADLMLWKSIMEKSASGELAADTDDGAFLETANQHLEIMSRYCRGAVCRHRALVEYFGQSYQNDSCNACDVCLNETVEVPDSTVIAQKIISCVARIKKGRFGAGHFVSILRGETTETIRKWQHEELSTFGILNTYSKTDLRDWIDQLVGLGLLGTFNVAMQSGFNFAAIVLNDESWKVMRGQRSVKLVQPMRSTKELRAKRLKIADQSWQGIDKELFEKLRATRSRIARERGWQAFMVFSDATLREMASVKPSTLSKMSRIKGIGNAKLENFGEEFLQVISDHCKF; this is encoded by the coding sequence ATGGTCAGTCAAATGCGGCATTCGCTGGATGATGTAAAAGCTGTTGTGCTGCGGCATTGGGGCTACGACACACTGCGTCCCTTGCAGGAGCAGGCCATGGCGTCGGTACTGAACGGCATGGATTCGCTCGTCGTGCTGCCGACTGGTGGCGGCAAATCGTTGTGCTATCAGGCACCTGCGATCGTCAGAGGCACTACTACTGTGGTGGTATCGCCTCTCATTGCTTTGATGAAAGATCAAGTGGATGGGTTAAAGGCCTGTGGCATTCCAGCCGTACAAGTTGATAGTTCGCAGTCTACAAGTGAGCGTGCCGCTATAGAACGCCGTGTTCGCGAAGGCGAGATTCGTCTGCTCTTCGTCTCTCCTGAGCGTCTTGCCATGAGCGATTTCAGCAATTTATTGCAAGAGCTGCGAGTGCAAACATTCGCCATAGACGAAGCGCACTGTATCAGTCAGTGGGGGCATGATTTCAGAACAGAGTATCGACAACTGAAGCGGATCAAAGAGAGCTTTCCACATGCCTCTGTTCATGCATTTACTGCCACTGCTACTGAGGATGTTCGCAACGACATCATCAGGCAGTTGGGCTTGAAAAATCCGGAGGTTCTTGTCGGGGACTTCGATCGTCCGAATCTCACTTATCGAATTTTATCGAGACGAGAGCCCATCAACCAGGTCTTAGAGGTGGTGCGTCGGCATGAGAGTGAGGCTGGCATCATCTACGCTATCAGTCGAAAACAGGTTGACGAGCTGACTCGCTCCTTGCGAAAGCACGGCGTCAATGCAGTCGCCTATCATGCCGGACTGACTAATGAGGAACGTAAATCAGCGCAAGACTATTTCGCCAGTGAAAAGTGCAATTTGATCGTTGCAACAGTTGCCTTTGGTATGGGCATCGATCGCTCTAACGTTAGATACGTCATGCATACCGGTATGCCGAAGTCGCTAGAACACTATCAACAAGAGACTGGACGAGCCGGCCGAGACGGGCTTGATTCCGAATGTGTGCTGCTTTACTCCAATGCCGATTTGATGCTCTGGAAGTCAATTATGGAAAAGAGCGCCAGCGGTGAACTTGCCGCTGATACCGATGATGGTGCTTTTCTGGAAACTGCAAATCAGCATCTAGAGATAATGAGCCGCTATTGCCGAGGAGCAGTTTGTCGCCATCGCGCCCTGGTTGAGTATTTCGGGCAGTCTTACCAGAACGATAGTTGCAATGCTTGCGATGTTTGTTTGAACGAGACCGTTGAGGTACCTGATTCGACGGTGATCGCTCAAAAGATAATTTCGTGTGTTGCGCGCATTAAGAAGGGACGTTTCGGGGCAGGCCACTTTGTCTCGATTCTTCGCGGCGAGACAACGGAGACGATTCGCAAGTGGCAGCACGAAGAGTTGAGCACTTTTGGAATTCTCAATACTTATTCTAAAACTGATTTGCGTGATTGGATTGACCAGCTGGTGGGATTGGGATTGCTGGGAACTTTCAATGTTGCCATGCAGAGCGGCTTCAATTTTGCGGCGATTGTTTTGAATGACGAATCGTGGAAAGTCATGCGTGGACAGCGTTCTGTCAAGCTGGTGCAGCCGATGCGCTCGACAAAAGAATTGCGTGCGAAACGACTCAAAATAGCAGATCAATCATGGCAGGGCATTGACAAAGAGCTGTTTGAGAAATTGCGTGCCACCCGAAGCCGGATTGCTAGAGAGCGAGGTTGGCAAGCATTTATGGTGTTCAGTGATGCCACACTCAGGGAAATGGCTTCAGTCAAGCCTTCCACTCTGTCTAAGATGTCGCGGATCAAGGGAATAGGAAATGCCAAGCTTGAAAATTTCGGCGAGGAATTTCTGCAGGTAATTAGCGATCACTGCAAATTCTAG